One genomic window of Blastopirellula retiformator includes the following:
- the nagB gene encoding glucosamine-6-phosphate deaminase produces MRVIIESTPEAASRRAAQMVARLVRQKPVCTLGLATGGTPLKLYGELIRMHQEEGLDFSRVTTFNLDEYVGLPPSHEQSYRYFMQKNLFDHINVDVRNTNVPDGRALDFEKYGERYEQLIEDAGGIELQVLGIGTDGHIAFNEPGSSLGSRTRLKTLAPETVRDNARFFGSEKAVPKLAITMGVGTILESRRCLLLAFGENKAEAIAATVEGPVTAQVTASALQLHREVVVVLDEAAASKLARREYYEEVENAHRMLETGKLPWIEEA; encoded by the coding sequence GTGCGCGTCATCATCGAATCGACCCCTGAAGCCGCCAGCCGCCGAGCCGCCCAGATGGTGGCCCGCCTGGTTCGCCAAAAACCGGTCTGCACCTTGGGGCTAGCAACCGGCGGCACCCCGCTGAAGCTGTACGGCGAACTAATCCGAATGCATCAAGAGGAAGGGCTCGACTTCTCCCGCGTTACCACCTTCAACCTCGACGAGTACGTCGGACTTCCCCCCTCGCATGAGCAAAGCTATCGCTATTTCATGCAGAAGAACCTGTTCGACCACATCAACGTCGATGTCCGCAACACCAACGTCCCCGACGGCCGGGCGCTCGATTTCGAGAAGTATGGCGAACGATACGAACAGCTGATCGAAGACGCCGGCGGAATCGAACTGCAAGTCCTGGGCATCGGCACCGATGGTCACATCGCCTTCAACGAACCAGGCTCGTCGCTCGGCAGCCGAACCCGTTTGAAAACGCTGGCGCCAGAGACGGTCCGCGACAACGCCCGGTTCTTCGGCAGCGAGAAAGCGGTCCCCAAACTGGCGATCACGATGGGTGTCGGTACGATTCTCGAATCGCGCCGCTGTCTGCTGCTCGCCTTTGGCGAAAACAAGGCCGAAGCGATCGCCGCCACGGTCGAAGGTCCGGTCACCGCCCAGGTCACCGCCAGCGCGTTGCAACTGCACCGCGAGGTGGTCGTCGTCTTGGACGAAGCGGCCGCGTCGAAACTGGCCCGGCGTGA